In a genomic window of Alkalihalobacillus sp. TS-13:
- a CDS encoding C40 family peptidase yields the protein MKKLAAGLAFAGVVAFNPIVGHAALGDQTLKPEMEHSDVQELQELLDEKGYFDYSKTTEYYGDYTTEAVKEFQNAKGLAADGITGKETYKALGIFSKEAIVNTAKKYEGTSYEWGGESPDGFDCSGYLQYIFDEGVGVELDRTVAQMYEDGKEVSSPAIGDIVFFDLDGNGPSHAGVYIGKDKFMHASSSEGVTESDLESSYWKDRYIGAKRYR from the coding sequence TTGAAAAAATTAGCAGCAGGGTTAGCATTTGCAGGAGTTGTGGCATTCAATCCGATCGTCGGACATGCAGCACTTGGAGACCAGACATTGAAACCTGAAATGGAGCATTCAGACGTACAAGAACTTCAAGAACTACTGGATGAAAAAGGGTACTTTGATTACAGTAAAACAACGGAGTATTATGGCGATTACACGACAGAAGCTGTGAAAGAGTTCCAGAACGCCAAGGGTCTTGCGGCTGATGGGATCACTGGAAAAGAGACTTACAAAGCACTAGGGATTTTCAGTAAAGAAGCGATTGTCAATACAGCGAAAAAATATGAAGGTACATCTTACGAGTGGGGCGGTGAATCACCTGATGGCTTCGACTGCAGCGGTTATCTTCAATACATCTTTGACGAGGGTGTTGGGGTAGAGCTTGACCGTACCGTTGCACAAATGTATGAAGATGGAAAAGAAGTAAGCTCTCCAGCCATCGGAGATATCGTGTTCTTTGACCTGGATGGTAATGGACCGAGCCATGCAGGCGTCTATATCGGCAAAGATAAATTCATGCATGCTTCATCATCGGAAGGCGTAACAGAAAGTGACCTTGAAAGCTCTTATTGGAAGGACCGTTACATAGGCGCAAAGCGATATCGTTAA